The sequence below is a genomic window from bacterium.
GCAACCTCAAACATTTATTACGTTTATTCCTTTAGAGCCTTTCAGACCTTTTTAAGTGCTTCCAGCGTCTCCGCCAGGGTCTTGCTATCCTCCACGTTCAGCACATTGATCTCCGGCGCGATCCGCTTGATCAGCCCCTTCAGCACCCGGCCCGGGCCGCATTCCACCATGGTGGTCACTCCCAGCGAGGCCATCTTCTTTACCGACTCCTCCCAGCGCACCGGCTTTTTTACCTGTTCT
It includes:
- a CDS encoding malonyl CoA-acyl carrier protein transacylase; the protein is EQVKKPVRWEESVKKMASLGVTTMVECGPGRVLKGLIKRIAPEINVLNVEDSKTLAETLEALKKV